Proteins co-encoded in one Streptomyces roseochromogenus subsp. oscitans DS 12.976 genomic window:
- a CDS encoding HD domain-containing protein gives PLSLHAVRRMAATVRPLPTPWPAEAREQLVTLLGSGRPTVEVWEALEAEGLISRLLPDWERVRCRPQRNAVHVWTVDRHLIETAVRASELTRRVSRPDLLLVSALLHDIGKGWPGDHSVAGEIIAKDVAARIGFDRSDVAVLSLLVRHHLLLIETATRRDLDDPATVRSVAEAVGTQSTLELLHALTEADALATGPAAWSSWRGSLVADLVRRVSAVLAGDAPDEPEPAAPTAEQERLAIEAYRTGGPVLALRAQTEPVTEEETAQEPLGVELLIAVPDQPAVLPAVAGVLAVHRLTVRTAELRTLTLPDDVEDGAVLLLNWRVAAEYGSLPQATRLRADLVRALDGTLDIAGRLAERDAAYPRRRGWTAPPPRVTVAPAASHHATVIEVRAQDAPGLLHRIGMALEKAGVRVRSMHVSTLGSNAVDAFYVTTGAGEPLPGDDAGSLARVLEETLRA, from the coding sequence CCGCTCTCCCTGCACGCCGTACGGCGCATGGCCGCCACCGTGCGCCCCCTGCCCACGCCCTGGCCCGCCGAGGCCCGCGAGCAACTGGTCACCCTGCTCGGCTCCGGCCGCCCGACCGTCGAGGTGTGGGAGGCACTGGAGGCGGAGGGCCTGATCAGCCGTCTGCTGCCGGACTGGGAGCGGGTCCGCTGCCGCCCGCAGCGCAATGCCGTCCATGTGTGGACGGTCGATCGCCACCTCATCGAAACAGCGGTCCGCGCCTCCGAGCTGACCCGCCGCGTCAGCCGCCCCGACCTGCTTCTCGTCTCCGCCCTGCTGCACGACATCGGCAAGGGCTGGCCCGGCGACCACTCGGTGGCCGGCGAGATCATCGCCAAGGACGTGGCCGCGCGGATCGGCTTCGACCGGTCGGACGTGGCCGTGCTGTCCCTCCTGGTCCGCCATCACCTGCTGCTCATCGAGACGGCCACCCGCCGCGACCTGGACGACCCGGCCACCGTCCGCTCGGTCGCCGAGGCGGTCGGCACCCAGAGCACCCTGGAGCTGCTGCACGCCCTGACGGAGGCCGACGCCCTCGCCACCGGACCGGCCGCCTGGTCCTCCTGGCGCGGCTCCCTCGTCGCCGACCTGGTCCGGCGGGTCTCCGCTGTACTCGCCGGAGACGCCCCCGACGAGCCGGAGCCCGCCGCGCCCACGGCCGAGCAGGAGCGGCTGGCCATCGAGGCCTACCGCACCGGTGGACCAGTCCTCGCGCTGCGCGCCCAGACGGAACCGGTCACCGAGGAGGAGACCGCCCAGGAACCCCTCGGCGTCGAGCTGCTCATCGCCGTACCCGACCAGCCCGCCGTGCTCCCCGCCGTCGCCGGTGTCCTCGCCGTGCACCGCCTCACCGTCCGCACGGCCGAGCTGCGCACCCTGACCTTGCCGGACGACGTCGAGGACGGCGCGGTGCTGCTGCTCAACTGGCGGGTGGCCGCCGAGTACGGCTCCCTGCCCCAGGCCACCCGGCTGCGCGCCGACCTCGTCCGCGCCCTGGACGGCACCCTGGACATCGCCGGCCGCCTCGCCGAACGGGACGCGGCCTACCCCCGCCGACGCGGCTGGACCGCGCCGCCGCCCCGGGTGACGGTGGCTCCGGCCGCCTCCCACCACGCCACGGTGATCGAGGTCCGCGCCCAGGACGCCCCGGGCCTGCTGCACCGCATCGGCATGGCCCTGGAGAAGGCGGGGGTACGGGTACGGAGCATGCACGTGAGCACGCTGGGCTCCAATGCCGTGGACGCCTTTTACGTCACGACCGGCGCGGGGGAGCCGCTGCCCGGGGACGACGCCGGGTCGCTGGCGCGGGTGCTGGAGGAGACGTTGCGGGCGTGA